A region of the Arthrobacter sp. FW306-07-I genome:
CTCGGTGCACATAGCGAACGTTGCGGGCACGCCCACCGCTTCGATGGCCACGTCGACGCCGTAGCCGCCTGTGAGGGCAAGGACCTGTTCCTTCCAATCAGCGCTGCCGGAGAGGACCGTGTCCGTCGCCCCGAACTCCTTTGCTTTGTGGAGGCGGTTGGCGTCCAGGTCAATGGCCACCACGGTGGCGGCGCCATACAGTCCTGCCGTGGTGATCGCCGCCAGGCCCACCGGCCCTGCACCCACCACAGCCACGCTGTCCCCGGGCTTGACCCGGCCGTACTGGACACCTATTTCGAATCCGGTGGGAAGGATGTCCGAGAGCATGACTGCTTGTTCGTCGCTGACGCCGGGAGGCAACAGGTGCAGCGAGTTCTCGGCGTAGGGCACGCGGACGTACTCGGCCTGGGTACCGTCGATCAGGTGGCCAAAGATCCATCCGGTGCCTTGCTGGCCTTCTGCTCCCAGGCAGTGCGAGTACAGGCCTGTCCTGCAGTTGATGCAGTGGCCGCAGGACTTGATGCACGAGATGATGACGCGATCGTTGGCTTTCAGGCCCGTCACGGAGGGGCCGGTTTCCACGACGGTCCCCACTCCCTCGTGGCCCAGGATCCGGCCCTTCTGCACGGCGGGTACGTCACCTTTGAGGATGTGCAGGTCGGTACCGCAGATGGTGGTGGTATCGACTCTAACGATGGCATCGCCGGGTTGCTGGATGCGGGGATCCGGGACGTCGGTCCAGGACTTTTCGCCGGGTCCGCCGTAGACGAGGGCTTTCATGGGCTAATTCCTTAATGTGAGGGCCGGCTTTGCGGCCGCCTGCCGGTTTGGGATGGCTGGCCATGCGGTGGCTGCGTTGAGGCGGGTGGCGTTTGTGTGTGTTGGCTTTCGGCGGGATGCGTTTCGCCGGGCTTGCGGCCCGGAAGGCGTTTCCCCGGCGTCCATACGGTCCGGAGTTTGGCCAGGTGCACGGTTGCCAGCACCAGGAACAGCGCCGAGAGTGCAAGCGCCTGCAGGAGTGCGGCCCCGTCCGGTGCTGCCCCGAACAGGGGCTTGACCAGTTCGCCCACCGCCAGGGAGAAGATGAGCGTGAAGCCCAGGACCTGCAGGGCCGGCAGGAGCAGCAACCCTGTCCGGTGGTTCCGGTATGCCAGGAAGGACAGGATCAGGAACCCGGGCATGATGAAGCAAAGGTCCAGGATGAAGATTGAGTAGAGGGAGTCGATTTGATCGCCCGTCGCCATGAGGGGCAGGAGCATCCCGATCCAGAGGGGATAGAAAATCAGGGGCTGAAGAATGGCACCCGAAGCCGACGTAATCCTCACCGCGCGGGGCAGGGATACCGACGGGTTTGCGCGGTCCAGGCTGGCTCCCGCCGTGGCCAGCGCCCAAAAAGACAGTGCGAAGACGGCCATGTACAGCAGGTACAAGCCGTTGTAAGTCCGCTCGATGACGTAGATTCCGTAGGCGTAGAAGAGGTAGCCGAGGAGCCCAAGGGCCACAATTTGGTGCTTGGTCCTTTGCGGCCCGGCTGCATACGCCAGGTACAGCAGACCGAGCCCCGCCCCCAGGGAGAGCAGGTCCTGGGAGTACGCCCCGGGCACAAGCCTTGGGGCGACCACGCCGTCATAGATTTCCATTCGCAATATTCCTGTTGCTGCAGCGCCCAGCGCCAGCAGTCCGGCAACAGCCCACAGCAGGCGGTTGAGGAACAGATGCGTCAGCATGGCCACCTTTCGCAGGAAGAGTCAGGTTCCCGGGGCTCTCCCACAGCGTCGCATTCGCCCTGGCCGGCCTCCAAGGGCCATAGGTCCTTCCTTCCATGCCAGGCCTTTATGCCCTTTCCGCAAGCAGGAGAGTTGCCTACGCTGTGGCCTATGACTGACAACACGAACGTACCGGCGCCGGAAATCCTTGACACGGCGGAATGCTGGACACTCCTCTCCCAAACCGGGGTGGGGCGGCTCGCCGTCATCGCCGACGGCCACCCCGACGTCTTCCCCGTCAACTACAAGGTGGACGGCCAAACGCTGGTGTTCCGCACCGGCAGCGGCACCAAGCAGCAGGCAATCCAGTCGGATGCCGCGGTTGCACTGGAAGCCGATGCTGTCAGCCCGCAGTTCGGCCTTGCCTGGAGCGTCGTTATCAAGGGCAAGGCACAGGAGACCACGCCCACGGGCCCCGACCTCGACGACATCCGCCGTGCCCTGTTTCCCTGGCAGGGCGTAGGGCAGGAGCACTTCATCCGCATCACGCCGGAGTCCATCACGGGGAGGCGTTTTACAGTAAACGCGCCGCTGCTGTGGCAAACCCCGCTGGACGACGCAACCCGCGCCGGCTTCGAATAGGCGGCCGCCGGGCAGGAGA
Encoded here:
- a CDS encoding zinc-dependent alcohol dehydrogenase family protein, with translation MKALVYGGPGEKSWTDVPDPRIQQPGDAIVRVDTTTICGTDLHILKGDVPAVQKGRILGHEGVGTVVETGPSVTGLKANDRVIISCIKSCGHCINCRTGLYSHCLGAEGQQGTGWIFGHLIDGTQAEYVRVPYAENSLHLLPPGVSDEQAVMLSDILPTGFEIGVQYGRVKPGDSVAVVGAGPVGLAAITTAGLYGAATVVAIDLDANRLHKAKEFGATDTVLSGSADWKEQVLALTGGYGVDVAIEAVGVPATFAMCTEIVRPGGSVANVGVHGKPVELHLEDLWIQNINISMGLVNTNTTPMLLKLVSQGKIRAEKFATHHFGFDQFLDAYDTFSRAAETKALKVVLKP
- a CDS encoding pyridoxamine 5'-phosphate oxidase family protein; translation: MTDNTNVPAPEILDTAECWTLLSQTGVGRLAVIADGHPDVFPVNYKVDGQTLVFRTGSGTKQQAIQSDAAVALEADAVSPQFGLAWSVVIKGKAQETTPTGPDLDDIRRALFPWQGVGQEHFIRITPESITGRRFTVNAPLLWQTPLDDATRAGFE